One window from the genome of Musa acuminata AAA Group cultivar baxijiao chromosome BXJ1-4, Cavendish_Baxijiao_AAA, whole genome shotgun sequence encodes:
- the LOC135653342 gene encoding organic cation/carnitine transporter 1-like, with translation MDEFEELVVQSGEREPEARSAPRLELTVEEAIEEHVGSLGFAQLVHVFLVSLAWMFDAQNTLITIFSDAQPAWRCTPSSSSSCSSSSSSDGMCGLDRCAWEWVGGNKTSIIAEWGLVCDRRFRAGIPASFFFLGSLFGSAVHGRLADSYLGRKKTVFLSCLLTSITAFLTSLAPNIWVYALLRFSNGFARSGIGICCLVLATETVGRKWRGQVGQYGFFFFTIGFLSLPLIAYPARTSWRTIYKVISLLPLVYSILIIPFVSESPRWLAVKGRTGEALDVLTKFAKLNGNKLPGNLAISNPIDTNAGSATKPESLWSSRWATRRIATIMVTGFAVGFVYYGFQLNVENLNFNLYFTVGVNALMEIPAVFIGSVFLSFANRRTLFSSSAFVAGVSCILCILFTKKPTTRGGNFAQLSAESVGFMAASTVFDVLYVYCVELFPANVRNLAVSKLRQSLMLGAAIAPHLVSLGRLSPWISFLIFGGLSIFGGLMTIWLPETRNAPVCETLEQQEKQEKLSSVPITEMELLDSSN, from the exons atggaCGAGTTCGAAGAACTGGTAGTCCAGTCCGGTGAGCGTGAACCGGAAGCCCGTTCGGCTCCGAGGTTGGAGCTCACCGTGGAGGAGGCCATCGAAGAGCACGTGGGGTCGCTGGGCTTCGCTCAACTGGTGCACGTCTTCCTCGTCTCCCTCGCATGGATGTTCGACGCACAGAACACACTGATCACCATATTCAGCGACGCCCAACCTGCTTGGAGATgcacaccttcttcttcttcttcgtgctCTTCGTCGAGCTCCTCGGACGGTATGTGCGGCCTCGATCGTTGTGCCTGGGAGTGGGTCGGAGGGAACAAAACCTCTATCATAGCAGAATGGGGCCTCGTGTGCGATCGAAGGTTCAGAGCTGGGATTCCTGcatccttcttcttcctcggtTCACTCTTTG GATCAGCAGTTCATGGCCGACTCGCTGACTCCTACCTCGGCCGCAAGAAGACGGTCTTCCTTTCGTGCCTCTTGACCTCCATCACTGCCTTCCTCACCTCCCTCGCCCCAAACATCTGGGTGTACGCGCTCCTGCGCTTCTCTAATGGCTTTGCTCGCTCCGGGATCGGTATCTGTTGCCTCGTCCTCGCCACCGAGACCGTGGGAAGGAAGTGGAGGGGTCAAGTCGGCCAgtacggcttcttcttcttcaccatcGGCTTCCTATCGCTTCCGCTCATCGCTTACCCGGCGAGGACCTCATGGAGGACCATTTACAAGGTCATCTCCCTTCTACCCCTCGTTTACTCCATCTTAATTATCCCCTTCGTCTCAGAGTCTCCAAGATGGCTCGCGGTCAAAGGAAGAACCGGAGAAGCGCTCGATGTCTTGACCAAGTTTGCCAAACTCAATGGGAATAAGCTACCTGGGAACTTAGCGATCTCCAATCCCATTGACACTAACGCCGGTAGCGCCACCAAACCTGAGAGTTTATGGTCATCAAGATGGGCAACACGAAGGATAGCCACGATCATGGTCACCGGCTTCGCCGTCGGGTTCGTCTACTACGGTTTTCAGCTCAACGTCGAAAATCTCAACTTCAATCTCTACTTCACCGTCGGCGTGAACGCGTTGATGGAGATCCCGGCGGTCTTTATAGGTAGCGTGTTCCTGAGCTTCGCGAACCGCCGCACCCTCTTCTCGTCCTCGGCGTTCGTGGCCGGCGTGTCGTGCATCCTCTGCATTCTGTTCACCAAGAAGCCGACGACGAGAGGAGGCAACTTCGCGCAGCTGAGCGCGGAGTCTGTTGGATTCATGGCCGCCTCGACGGTCTTCGACGTTTTGTACGTCTACTGCGTCGAGCTGTTCCCTGCCAACGTGAGAAACTTGGCCGTCTCCAAGCTTCGGCAGTCGCTGATGTTGGGTGCAGCGATAGCACCTCATCTGGTGTCTTTGGGGCGATTGAGCCCATGGATTTCCTTCCTCATATTCGGTGGACTCTCCATTTTCGGTGGGCTAATGACGATTTGGCTTCCGGAGACGAGGAATGCTCCAGTATGCGAGACCTTGGAGCAGCAGGAGAAACAGGAGAAGCTGAGCTCTGTACCTATCACAGAGATGGAGTTGTTGGATAGTAGCAACTGA
- the LOC135653348 gene encoding ras-related protein Rab5-like isoform X1 produces MATIGSNSINAKLVLLGDMGAGKSSLVLRFVKGQFLEFQESTIGAAFFSQTLAVSDATVKLEIWDTAGQERYHSLAPMYYRGAAAAIIVYDISRMESFEKAKKWVQELQKQGSPNLVTALAGNKCDLDDKREVPTEEARTYAEENGLLFMETSAKTAINVNDIFYEIARRLPRAQPAQQPAGMVLADRPTQRSQTSACCS; encoded by the exons GTCTTGTTGGGCGACATGGGCGCCGGGAAGTCCAGCCTCGTTCTTCGTTTCGTCAAGGGCCAGTTCCTCGAATTCCAG GAGTCCACGATCGGGGCGGCCTTTTTCTCGCAGACACTGGCGGTGAGCGACGCCACAGTGAAGCTTGAGATTTGGGACACGGCCGGGCAGGAGAGGTACCACAGCCTGGCGCCGATGTATTACAGAGGAGCAGCTGCTGCGATTATTGTGTATGATATCTCCAGAATG GAATCATTTGAGAAGGCTAAGAAATGGGTGCAAGAGCTTCAAAAACAAG GTTCTCCCAATCTGGTGACTGCTCTTGCGGGAAATAAATGTGACTTGGATGATAAAAGAGAGGTCCCAACTGAG GAAGCACGGACATATGCCGAAGAGAATGGACTTTTATTCATGGAAACCTCTGCTAAaactgccataaatgtgaatgacATATTCTATGAAATAG CAAGAAGATTACCACGGGCTCAACCTGCTCAGCAGCCAGCAGGGATGGTTCTTGCAGATAGGCCAACTCAAAGATCACAGACATCAGCCTGCTGCTCTTAG
- the LOC135653348 gene encoding ras-related protein Rab5-like isoform X2, whose translation MATIGSNSINAKLVLLGDMGAGKSSLVLRFVKGQFLEFQESTIGAAFFSQTLAVSDATVKLEIWDTAGQERYHSLAPMYYRGAAAAIIVYDISRMESFEKAKKWVQELQKQGSPNLVTALAGNKCDLDDKREVPTEATRTYAEENGLLFMETSAKTAINVNDIFYEIARRLPRAQPAQQPAGMVLADRPTQRSQTSACCS comes from the exons GTCTTGTTGGGCGACATGGGCGCCGGGAAGTCCAGCCTCGTTCTTCGTTTCGTCAAGGGCCAGTTCCTCGAATTCCAG GAGTCCACGATCGGGGCGGCCTTTTTCTCGCAGACACTGGCGGTGAGCGACGCCACAGTGAAGCTTGAGATTTGGGACACGGCCGGGCAGGAGAGGTACCACAGCCTGGCGCCGATGTATTACAGAGGAGCAGCTGCTGCGATTATTGTGTATGATATCTCCAGAATG GAATCATTTGAGAAGGCTAAGAAATGGGTGCAAGAGCTTCAAAAACAAG GTTCTCCCAATCTGGTGACTGCTCTTGCGGGAAATAAATGTGACTTGGATGATAAAAGAGAGGTCCCAACTGAGGCAA CACGGACATATGCCGAAGAGAATGGACTTTTATTCATGGAAACCTCTGCTAAaactgccataaatgtgaatgacATATTCTATGAAATAG CAAGAAGATTACCACGGGCTCAACCTGCTCAGCAGCCAGCAGGGATGGTTCTTGCAGATAGGCCAACTCAAAGATCACAGACATCAGCCTGCTGCTCTTAG